The Sebastes umbrosus isolate fSebUmb1 chromosome 23, fSebUmb1.pri, whole genome shotgun sequence genome contains a region encoding:
- the cd9b gene encoding CD9 molecule b isoform X1, with protein sequence MTALSSWELCVKYALFIFNFVFWLAGTAVLAVGLWLRFDSRTAALFEGEDSPTVFFTGVYILVAAGALMMVVGFLGCCGAIKESPCMLGLFFFFLLVIFAAEVAAGIWGLSNKDRVVEEVTEFYKQTYTNYKDTKQEALKETLRLIHFGLDCCGPTGTVIDAAKDICPKKEGLEVLITTSCPAAIDEVFNNKLHIIGGVGIGIGVIMIFGMIFSMMLCCAIKRSRDFV encoded by the exons CTGGCAGGTACTGCGGTGCTGGCTGTGGGCCTGTGGCTGCGTTTTGACTCCAGGACGGCGGCACTGTTTGAAGGAGAGGACTCACCTACAGTCTTCTTCACTG GTGTGTACATCCTGGTTGCGGCGGGGGCTCTGATGATGGTCGTGGGTTTCCTGGGATGCTGCGGTGCCATTAAAGAGTCGCCGTGCATGCTGGGATTG ttcttcttcttcctgctcgTCATCTTCGCCGCGGAAGTGGCTGCCGGGATCTGGGGCCTCTCCAACAAGGACAGG gtgGTGGAGGAAGTCACTGAGTTCTATAAGCAGACCTACACCAACTATAAAGacaccaaacaggaagcacTGAAGGAGACGCTGCGTCTCATCCACTTTGGa CTGGACTGCTGCGGCCCCACGGGGACGGTGATCGACGCTGCCAAAGATATCTGCCCCAAGAAGGAGGGACTGGAGGTCCTCATCACCACG AGCTGTCCGGCTGCCATTGATGAGGTGTTCAACAACAAATTGCACATTATCGGCGGAGTCGGCATCGGTATCGGCGTCATCATG ATCTTCGGGATGATCTTCAGCATGATGCTCTGCTGTGCCATTAAGAGGTCCCGGGACTTCGTCTGA
- the cd9b gene encoding CD9 molecule b isoform X2, translating into MGALKCIKYLVFVFNFLFWLAGTAVLAVGLWLRFDSRTAALFEGEDSPTVFFTGVYILVAAGALMMVVGFLGCCGAIKESPCMLGLFFFFLLVIFAAEVAAGIWGLSNKDRVVEEVTEFYKQTYTNYKDTKQEALKETLRLIHFGLDCCGPTGTVIDAAKDICPKKEGLEVLITTSCPAAIDEVFNNKLHIIGGVGIGIGVIMIFGMIFSMMLCCAIKRSRDFV; encoded by the exons CTGGCAGGTACTGCGGTGCTGGCTGTGGGCCTGTGGCTGCGTTTTGACTCCAGGACGGCGGCACTGTTTGAAGGAGAGGACTCACCTACAGTCTTCTTCACTG GTGTGTACATCCTGGTTGCGGCGGGGGCTCTGATGATGGTCGTGGGTTTCCTGGGATGCTGCGGTGCCATTAAAGAGTCGCCGTGCATGCTGGGATTG ttcttcttcttcctgctcgTCATCTTCGCCGCGGAAGTGGCTGCCGGGATCTGGGGCCTCTCCAACAAGGACAGG gtgGTGGAGGAAGTCACTGAGTTCTATAAGCAGACCTACACCAACTATAAAGacaccaaacaggaagcacTGAAGGAGACGCTGCGTCTCATCCACTTTGGa CTGGACTGCTGCGGCCCCACGGGGACGGTGATCGACGCTGCCAAAGATATCTGCCCCAAGAAGGAGGGACTGGAGGTCCTCATCACCACG AGCTGTCCGGCTGCCATTGATGAGGTGTTCAACAACAAATTGCACATTATCGGCGGAGTCGGCATCGGTATCGGCGTCATCATG ATCTTCGGGATGATCTTCAGCATGATGCTCTGCTGTGCCATTAAGAGGTCCCGGGACTTCGTCTGA